From the Chitinolyticbacter meiyuanensis genome, one window contains:
- a CDS encoding GatB/YqeY domain-containing protein encodes MSLKARIQEAMKTAMKERQTERLGVIRLMMAAIKQREVDERIELDDAAVIAVIDKMLKQRKDSIEQYEAAQRQDLADKEKAEVAVLLDFMPQRLSDAEVIAAIDVVIAAHGKTPAAMGKIMADLKGQLAGRADMGEVSKLVKARMA; translated from the coding sequence ATGAGCCTCAAGGCCCGTATCCAGGAAGCGATGAAGACCGCCATGAAGGAGCGCCAGACCGAGCGCCTCGGCGTGATCCGCCTGATGATGGCGGCGATCAAGCAACGCGAGGTCGACGAGCGTATCGAGCTCGACGATGCCGCAGTGATCGCGGTGATCGACAAGATGCTCAAGCAGCGCAAGGACAGCATCGAGCAATACGAGGCGGCCCAGCGTCAGGACCTGGCTGATAAGGAAAAGGCGGAAGTGGCCGTGCTGCTTGATTTCATGCCGCAGCGCCTGTCTGATGCCGAAGTGATCGCTGCCATTGATGTGGTAATTGCCGCTCACGGCAAGACTCCGGCCGCGATGGGCAAGATCATGGCGGATCTCAAGGGTCAACTCGCCGGTCGTGCCGACATGGGCGAGGTCAGCAAGCTCGTCAAGGCGCGGATGGCTTGA